In Danaus plexippus unplaced genomic scaffold, MEX_DaPlex mxdp_38, whole genome shotgun sequence, a single window of DNA contains:
- the LOC133320596 gene encoding uncharacterized protein LOC133320596, translating to MIEVTSQCEMATQLQPGPYTNNKEMLKLKYACSYCTGLRTVVVSCPVTAAKRIKEVKRLLVGWVSAQVRLLEPRPLRCFRCHIGDHVSAKCTSEVDRSDLCFRCGQPGHRASSCTAPLHCDACAAAGKPADHRVGGKSCSPPVKSRGRGKFSASNVDSAVVPAAVAAVATTPDTAAIAAATTEEAVMDC from the exons ATGATTGAAGTTACTAGCCAGTGTGAGATGGCAACGCAATTACAACCTGGAccctatacaaataacaaggaGATGCTGAAGCTCAA gtatgcgtgttcatattgtacgGGACTACGAACAGTTGTGGTTAGCTGTCCCGTCACAGCGGCCAAGAGAATAAAAGAGGTTAAAAGGCTCCTGGTGGGCTGGGTTTCGGCGCAGGTGAGGCTGCTGGAGCCCCGACCTCTAAGGTGCTTCCGATGCCACATTGGGGACCATGTGAGCGCTAAATGCACCTCGGAGGTGGACCGCAGCGATCTCTGCTTCCGCTGTGGTCAACCCGGTCATAGGGCTAGTTCGTGCACTGCCCCGCTGCACTGTGATGCATGTGCAGCCGCCGGCAAGCCGGCTGACCATCGGGTAGGGGGCAAGTCCTGCTCCCCTCCCGTCAAATCCAGGGGCAGGGGTAAGTTCTCTGCCTCCAACGTTGACTCTGCTGTTGTTCCCGCCGCCGTTGCCGCAGTCGCCACCACTCCCGATACTGCTGCTATCGCCGCTGCCACCACGGAGGAGGCCGTGATGGACTGTTAA